Below is a genomic region from Vanessa tameamea isolate UH-Manoa-2023 chromosome 14, ilVanTame1 primary haplotype, whole genome shotgun sequence.
GACAGAGATCAAATTCAGGATTTATTTTCTTGTTCAGTTTTGGCAGCCGCTTAGTGTCCTTATTTGGTTTGTCTTTTGCTTGGAAAATAGGTGAACGGTAATCGTCGTGAGGATAGAGAAAGCCCTCGTAAAATTCATCCGGACGTTGGCATTGAAATGCACGTGCGTTTGATTACAATGAAGAAGGTAAACCTCTGATTATGCACGAAACACTACGGGCGTCTAATAAGTTACAACGAAAGCACATGGCGGTtttctcttaataatatttagtcattGTTTAACAAGATACTCGATTTAATAAGCCGAAGGCTCCCTTAGTATTTGTTACTGAAAATTCCTtaacatgtaaattaaaaaaaaagaacattttaaagataTCTCAGcaaaaaactaaatcaaaagGTACTTTGCGTATTTATTTCCAATTATGATTTACAATGCTAATGTCATgtaggttaaaatatatatatatatttattaagtttttctgttTATTACGTTTACTATGAAAAAGGAGCATCACTCAAGTTTTGATATTTCACTACTGCATTTTCATTTTCCACAATGTATATTACTGTTGTACAATGTATGTATTACCTTtccttgtttaaaattatttcgtattacgttctatattctattccaaccataataggagaaaagccaaataaacatttgacagcaaattgacgcgatattattggccgagagcttgattaatctatagtATTCACTATGCATTTacgaaaaaattgcatttttaacATCGACGAAATAttattggaagtaaaattaaaatggatataaataGGGTAACTACCTATATCCACtaattattacacttaactaagtgtaatagttatattacaaggtggtccgacgacctggtgaaggtcgcgggaagtCGCTGGTTGTgagctgcacaagaccggtcgttgtggcgatctttgggggaggcctatgtccagcagtgaacGTATTTCAGCTGAGAGATGATGagataaataaagacattttaatcataaactcttggCACAATATAgctagctgagttattagcaaatagcTTGAAATTCGTAAATCTAAgtttgttttatctttatttctagtTCCATTGGAATAGGTATCCAACCCacagcagctcgaattatcgacgatcaagccctttccgatctgcttgatcctttggctttgcgtagagatgttggatcactctgcatcttctaccgaatttttcacggggaatgttccgaggaattgtttggattaatcccggctgctgaatttcaccttcggacatctcgtcaaaattccaagtttcacCCGTACCACCTAGATATCCAAAAACCCACAACAGCgcaatttttaagatattttctgcctggcacaaccactctgtggaaccagctttcgccggcggtttttccgaaccgatacgacttgggaaccttaaagaaaagagcgtactcattccttaaaggccggcaaagcatctgcaagccccccggtattGCAGCTGTCCGGTgcatagtcactttccatcagatgagcctcctgctcgtttgccacctatcatatatataaaaaaaaaaaataagctataGCTTTTGCACTTGTTTAGAGAAACAGGCCACCTGCCATACTTGTAAAACCCCGTCGCACACATCTGGGCCACGTAGTgctttttatactattttttaatatagacgaCCCCTGCGAACTTTAGCAGAAGCTTTAGGCATTGTTTATCTTCATCTCTACTCCTTCGAATGGGATAGGTTCTTGTTACTAtagtaaactaaataaattgtacattgtacattttattaataaacttgttCAAGTATTTGGCAAATAAAAGactgattaatttttattctttattgacattaatattcaaaagtggttttatattataaatacaaaaatggtTTTCCTTAGTCGGAAAAGAAGACAAATCttacattttctatatttatatctaaaggTCGTCCTAATTTTTGAACCTAAaaaactagtaaataatatacatcacaccaatggttaattttgaattaacgcgaaaaggaaaaaaataataataatcgcaaGGTATGATTTAACCAATCACAAACGACGATACTGACGAAATAACTATACACATCTAGGGGTAATAAAGACTACATTTTAATACAGTCAAAgagttattcaataattaaaaaataatatgcgaCGCCTTCCCTCGGCCGCCTAAGAGGAACTACATATTCTAAAGTCAAATACTGTgactctaaaaatattaaaaaatcttatccaACCGGTCCAGCTCCGTCTTTCGCCAAAGCAACGCTTCGCGCCTTTCCCTGTCAATCAGCTTAAAATACATTACGACTAATTACAATGTATAGATTATACTCTAACTCtagctattttttaaattctacttCAATTAGCTCTGGACTATAATTACTGTAGTTTTGGACAGATCGATTAatgtcacaaaaataataattttatagcgcatgtgacacaaatatatatgttaaatatagtGCGGTACACAAAATATACCTCCACCGGAGGAACGCGTGTCGATGGTCGCTATTGCGAGTGCTCAACTTATTATTGCATTGTAATCTCACTtaaaattgatacaaatatacagttttgtatattttcatatcGAAAATAACTTTCATTTCCATAAATGTTTATCAGACAcctgaatgtttattttaaattagaactcTCTACGCATTGTCAAATTGATTTCGCCTCAAATGTTTGATTTTTGTTTGACATAATTATTCAGAATTATCCTCCTTCTTCACTACTTTGTTATcgcctgaaaataaataaatatgtattaataactaactaatatattaataaataactaattaagataataaatattgtcttaattattaatgttagaaTTCTAAcagagtttttattatatagtagcAGTAGGAATTGTAACGAAAGATATAACGACTGaggaagcaataatatataaaagataagttGGTATGTTTTAGTGGGCTTGCCTCAGGTATTTAGAAAAACGTCAATTGATAAAGTTCAAGTGaactattgtataaaatacaattaatgacATTGGATGATTGTACGATTACGTAGATTTACACTCGTTTTATTAGACATATGTAATTGGTCGTAAGTGGGCTTAGACTATATAAATGTGTTTGAACATGTAATTAATGCCTTTAAGATAGATAATTTTTCCTTGTGCGATACAATAAATCTTAGTAGAAAGCACAACTGTGcgcttttttatgtatgtaatatatacacatatatataatttctttcaACTTTCAATGAGTTtaagatttacatatatgtgattaattattgtttatttcgttaatatttattgtgtaatgtaatgtaatttgctaagataatttcaaaatgtaatattgatttttagtgTGACATTGTAtttactgttggttgtcctactaaaataaataaattaacactacccaaaaagtttcattaatttgtttacatattatatttgtagctTTTTTCAAGTCTAAGATATAAAAATGTGAGTGCCTACCATTAGGCGTGTCGGGGTCCTGGTCAGTGTTGGAGCGCCTGCGCTTGCGCGGGAACTTCCAGTTGCCCGCCGCGTGCTTCACCTTCGGTAGCGGCTCCATGTCCAAGACCTGCGGTaatgtataacaaaaatacGTCTTgtgttgttaataattgtaatttattacattatgcatacaaaatatttactatacctAGAcccctttataatattttattatattatgtgaaatCTATGTAACACATCATATAAActacaattatgtaaaaaataagtaatatttttaataaaaagtaaaatggcaacaattttatttgaaaaataaatttgaaataaaataaaataaaattttattttaaatttattctgatattatatatattctgataTTCTGATGACTAATTAGTCagtttaaattagttaattaattactttcaaaGTGAAACAAATTTTTGTATCGATTTAGTTtcctttaacttaaaataatcatatttcatcataaaaatgacaaaaataataatatgaacaatGACAaaattccaatcgaagaatgaaaaaaatgattaataatttattatttatagcacaACGCCATTTCACTTAACAACTTTTaccaactttaattttacttccaaagttaaAGGCaacgtcgacattcaaaacgccaataTTGCAAAAactcataattaatatcaaatattattcaagttcTGGACTACtgatatcgcgttaattcgatgtcaaattttgtttatttgacttttatcctcttgtggttggaatagactatatatattttagtatgacTGACATATTAGTGACAACACGAGTAACAATTTAGTGTTAGGAAAGGGTGAGCACATCAACGaaaattatcagttttttttactaGTCCAATTAATTAAGTCACTGGATTTATCGAAACGTCTTCAATAAATCTTACTATATTTTCTACAATACCTTGTGTATCTGTCTGAAGGCAATTTGTCTGAGGAACTGCTGAGCTGATGCCGTTAAGTCTTCACGTTTCTGTGGCGGTAAGTTTCCGAGAGCATCCTGCAATGTACATTAATACAATTGAAATCAAATGCACTTTGCTATTCAATTTTGTAGTCAATATTCGATATTATCATTGTACTGTTTGTAGGTTATGTATATTAGTGTAGTATACTCACGACGAGGTCCTTCTCACAGGGGTCGCGCAGGCCGGGCCCGTGGTCCAGCAGCAGGCCGCCCGCCGCTGCCTCCATGACGCGGCGCAGCGCCTCGCCCGGCGACAGCGCGCCTCCCGCAGACTGCATCACTCCTGACACCAGCAATTCCATCGCCTGCACACACGACTCAAGCTTTATTGCTTTCTACacgagttatatatttatttcttatatatcgTTCGTATATGTAAAAACGACTTTTTtcgagtaaaaaataatataagtgttAATTTAACGTGCAATTGCTTCGATACGGACGAACCCTGCTTATCAGACGATAATATTTTGTACTCACGTATGGATTTAGAGGTGTCCAGTTAGGTATCCGCCGGCAGAGGTCGCGCATGATGCGGATGATGATGACACAGGACTGCAGACTGGCCGCCCTAGCCTGCATGTCAGCATACTGGTCAGCGGTCTCGCTCACCACACACACGCGCCACACACGCTCTTAGTTCTCACTCACACCGCGGGCCGCGACCCGCTTATTACAACGTGAGGACCAACTGCGTTTCCCTTACTTGCCCTCGGCGTAGCTAGGCAGTCCTCACAATGGCAGGTGTTATATGAATCGAGTAGACGCTTGTTGGATTCGAATCCAAATCTAAGATAGTCTAATGcactatattatatgttttaagttAATGATATTCGAGTCTAACCGATTCCAcctgacattatttttttacggtgTCGTTCATTCCAAAATGTTAtgcgatttaaataaaacctatcGTATGACCGATGATTATTAAAATCCTAGCTACGCCCCCGACCCCATCGGCTATCAGAGTGCTAGGAAACGCAGCTTCGCTCCTACGACGAGCACTTGTAGCCACATGTTCAAGGGAGCGGAATAGTTATAGCAAGTTTTTTCAACTAAAATAAAGGCTACtctgaatgataaaaaaaaataaacatgtgaCTAAAAAATACGTGCGCACTCCCTTTGTCTAATTAGTTCATTGTAgtcagtttataaataaagtggtcaaaaattgtaataaataattttgttaattctttttttttcttgtaaaatacgaatttaaatttCCAAATAATTTTAGGAGCAGCATCTAAAGCAACGTCATCTAGCTATCCACAATCGtcgtctataaataatttaaattaccaaTGCTGCCCCACCCTCTTAGCAAAAAGATTATTCAGAAAATTATAAGAATGAACAAAAATGACATAGCTCTGCAAGGTATTCATGAATCGAGTTGACCAAGTCGTCAGCAGTAGGGGAGTGCGCACACGTTGTAATGTGGGCGAATGTACCTGGAACCACTTGGCGTGCCGAAGGGCGGCCAACGCGTCCAAACACTTCTGCCGCGGGAGCACGTCCTTGTCGTCTCGCTTTATGTCGCCACCCTCTAGCGACAACAATACAAAGGGTGTTTGACCATCGAGGTATCGACGAAAACGGGACAAACGAGTCCCTGTTGGCCCGCAACCGTCCGCCGCATTCGCTTCCGCGGTTTGCGTCGAATCGAACGAGACGGACTCCAgtgaatatgtaattttttaagagATAAGTATAGTGTAAATGGAGCCGACAGGGACGAAGATCGTTTACTCCGTTTCAGTAGATATAATATACCACTGCGGAGGTCGACGCACGTGATATATAGGGAGATGATCAAAAATCCTTTTCTTCTCGCTGCTTACCCTACTCACACCTAAAAATAAGCATTCGACACAGTGCCCGGCAAAGCCGGGCGGTAACTTTGaacaaattatctttatattaaacgataaatattattagaatatatataaagtgaagatataaaacataaattacatttcttATAATAGATAGTTTGTTCTGAGAGTTTGGGGAAAGGATGCGGATAGACGACTTCGACAACcggttacattaaattataaatggttACAGTAATATGGTGTTATATGTTAAAtggaaaaacattatttacatgttTCGAAGTGTTCGGGTGTATTTTAAGATGAGTTTTTACTAGAAGATTGGTAAAAAGGTATATCTAAAGCAAATTGAAAGGTAGTGTAATAAGTGCTGTGCAgtagtaaagtaaaatattattgcttaaTTCGAAGCAAAACTAATGTAATTAAAGATTTACtataaaaagcaattttattaagcgagaataattgataattttattttacattgaatgTACATAAATTGTTATTCTCTTCTTCCGAGTATTGTTTCACTATTCATCTGTTTATAAGCAagtgtttatatgtttatatggcACGTTCAGAGTGAGTGTATTAGCCCGAACATAACGAAACCGTCCCGCGTCGATCGCGAGCGAACCAGTTGTCGCTCATCGTGTGGAGGCAGGTAAACGTCTTGCTCACTAACCTGCGGGCTCGCGCATGATGGCGGATGTGAGGCTCACAAGTACGTTGACAGAGCCGTCTGATACAGACACCGCGCCTTCTGCCGGCAGGAGCTCCACTTTGTACTTAGGCTCCTCACTCGAACCCTGGAAACAagtcgaaatattttaaagtaccgataattaaaattagtttgaagtgtcaaaaaaatattttatttaaataaaatataaacagtacCGATGACACATGCGTGAGCGTTGTGAAGAATTATAAAGCTTacgtatttcaaattttttcattttcatcattttattataaatatgtaccacatattatgtatgttccTCAATGTACTTGCAAAATGTTTTGCccgaaaaattgtaaatattgtcaACCTTCTGCAAACATACCAATAATATCATACCTTGACTCTGGAGAGATGGTGCGGCAAGTCAGCCGCGACGCGTTTGAGCAGTGTGACGGTGGGGCGGTCGTGGCACAGTACGACGAGGCGCACGTCGCGGTCTCCGCGCAGGAGTAGCCCCTTGGCCAAAAGCCCCACGCGCATAACGCCCTTCAGTGCGCGCGCACCCGCTGTGCCCGGCCCCGGAGTTGCCGGAGACCCGCTCGGCGCCGCCTCACCCTCGCCCACGAACGAGAACCTACGCGAAAACACGTGTTATATGTGTGATAAGTACTGGTACGACATTTGTAGACGCGAACTACTCACAGCTGGTTATCTCGACCGTCCTCCTTCCCTTCgggtttttcttcttttttatcGTCCACTTTAGCCGCGACCTTTGCAGGTTGTCCCTGAAGAAGAGTCAccgttattgttttgttttgcaaatattttaaacctTGTAAAGATGGAAATACACATCTCACCTTGAGCTTGCCCTGATCGGCGAGTGCGTCAGAGAGCGACTTGAGCGCCTTCTCCGTATGCGAAACGGCGCGCTGGATGTCCTGCAGCTGCTGCTCAGGTGGGTATATGTCAGCGTGCTTGGCCAGCACGTGTCGGTCGTCCGAAGTCTCGGGCCGGCGACCGACAGGCCCGTATCCCATACCCATAGCCTGAgtgtacatataattacataaatgtgtgtttgtattataataaaagttaaatatttatattaaacccacgtgatgatgatggtgatgtgGTCCGCGCCACCAGTCTGCACCCTCCCAATACACGCGGTCGTCTTCTTCAACTCCCTGACATTatttacagatataaaaatactaactcCAACACAATGTTTTCTTGTACTAATAAATCTTAAAACGATTTTATgtgaaactatattttgatattactgATAGTGTTGATTTCTTCCTTTGAAATAACATGTTACACCTTTGATTTAATTATCTCTTGGCTTGCtttttttaagtcataaaaccatattatatttaagaagcaTAGACGTTTTGCGATACTAACATCGTGCATACGTCGTCGCGCCCACAGCTCGTCGCGTACGAGCATGCGTTGAGCTTTGGCCTCAGCTAGTTTGCGCTGGTGCATGGACGGCTTAACTTTAACTTCAAGGTCTGGCTGAACCTGTATATAATAcccaacaaattttaaatttatgcagGTTGTAAACATTCACAAAAAGGATAAAATATCAACAATCctcatttaaatttgtaatcatTGGAACTTCGGAACTCTTGGCAGCTTTAAGCTATCAGGCTCTACAAAGATCTCAAACCTTTTACTAAGTAATCATTGGATGATCTATCAACTCTTTgctctaaataataaatatctgatTCGGTGTTATTTGCTTACagagatataatattatggatGTACTTTCTGAAGAACATTTAATGTTCAGgctttaatttaagaatatatctCAATGTACTTTTCTGACCAATGTTGGTAATTGTTGTCAGTCCAGGCAGaacatataaaattagaatatatgtTAAAGTCAATCAAGAATATTCTTTTCAGGTCATACTCTACATACAGATTATACTTTAAAGACTACATTAATTTTACGTCACTAGTGACTCACTTTCTTTTTGTACTGAAGTCGATGACGGCGACCCTTCATGTGCATCTCTTTGGCGTTGGGGTCGTTGAACTTGCAATCACAAAGCTTACAGTTGAAACTGAGCGCCTTGCCGTCGTCCCCGCGGATCTCCTCAATGTAGTCCTGCCCCACGGGCTGCACCTCGGGCTCTGCGTCGGCATCGTCTTCCCGCTCGTCCTCCTTGTCGCCTGGCGGGCAGTCGGCGCTGCAGCCCACGGTGCTGAGGCCCCCGGACGCCACGAAAGCGATCTTTGGCGCTCCGGCGACGGTCTTTTTGGCTAGTGGATTTGGAAAAGTCAAATTTTCTCTCAAGTTTGAAATTGACACGTTCGTTTATCGACTTTTGGGCCTTTTTTACGAGATTATATTTCCTTGAAAATGACGTATTTTAGAAGTTCTGCTTCTACGCCATTGTCAGGTGTAAGATACACCTTtcatattttgaaacatttattatagtttttattatagaatgcACATTAAGCTTATCAGTACATTACActtttgaaacttattattttggAAGGCGATGTGCTTGAGATGCAGTAACGAAAATAAATGTACCGGTGCATAAAAAAGGCCCACACAACACACACTCCATATCTGTACCGAGTGTTTTTAAATTGATCCGATGAGAAAATTTGACTTAGCAAATCACAACTGCCGACCGCGCAATACAGATATGATACTGTGGCGTTCAGGGGAGTCAGCTCAGTGGCACATCGCAAATATGTTCTCCATTTGTAAACAAACATTTCTTATTTGGAGATCATATCCGGTATGAGTTTATACATctaatatactaatttatttgaaatcttgaagaaattattcaattataaacagaatattTTGTATCCTGTTTAAAATTGACGGTAGATTTCATAGAACGACAGAAAAGACGTACATGTCGTAACATTCGAAGGAAAATCGGCTAACTCGCAATGTGGTCACTAACCGGGCTGAAGCTTGACGGGCTCGGTGGAGGGGATGGGTTTCCCCAGCATGGTATGCAGTTTGACGACCTTTTGGTGCTTGATGCCACGTACGTGCGCCGCATACGCGTCGGCTCCCGTGCACGTGACGTCACACAGCTCGCAGCGCAAGGCCGAGGCGCCGCACGCGCGCgctccgccgccgccgccgcccgccgccgccaaCTTCACAGCCGCCTCCTTCTTTTTGTGTTTCTGTCCCTCCAGGTGCTCCTTGTAAGTCTGCGGGCCGGCGCACGAGATACGGCACACGTCGCAGTAGTGCAGTTGCTGTGCTTTGGGCGGAGGCTTGGGTCTCCGCCCGAGTCCAGCGCCGACACCACTCTTGTTGTAGTTCTTCCAGCCGCTGCGACCACCGCCGCTATGTTACGTCATTTTATCAACCGTTTCACCCGGTTCGGTTTATGTGTGCACATTTATGTGTGTACCCGAATATGGaggcattttaaaaaaaagcattactTTGATTAACGTTGATATCGTTGCACTGTGGTGGAATATCGTGAATGCATACACTGTAGCTTTAAAGtttagaaaagaaaattaacgaaaaattattgtatgtattaatCTCCGTAAAGCGTGTACGACAGTGTTTCataaaaacctaataaatatattaaggtatAAACAAGGCTTTACAAGGTTCGTGTCTAATCACACCGAACTTAACCTATAACCATGCTTTTTGAAGAATCCAAggaaatatattgtattctaTTTCTATCTTAAGCGGATAAATGAACATCTCCATAGTCGGGTCATCAACAAATAATCTATAAGAATTTTGCATATTGTAGTGATctcaatactattttatataattatttattaaaaaatattgatttaataatctTTGAAATGTGAATTCAATTACAATCAAACTTTAAATGCGCCTAAGAACGCTGTAATAAAACGATTTCTATAGAAACTAAACAGAAAAGATGACGAAGTTCAACTCACCCGCCTCCGCCCGTTTTGTTCTGCTGCGCCACATACATGGTCGCCGCGTTGTAGAGAGCTGTATCATAAGCAGAGGTGCCCCTGTTAGCCGTCTCTACAACAACATAGCGCGATCGcctctaaattttatattattcgattAATCAACTCTTTACTCAAGCTTGATactattttcttttaagaataatgtcagtatttatttgtttaataatttacatgaaTTTATAGGGCGAAATCGCGTAtggctgtatttttatattctatatggTGCTACTACACTGcagttataaaatgttataagacattattgaaaattcctttttttttcataaatttaaccAAACATTATCATGTTTCCATGTTATGTAACATtatgcattataa
It encodes:
- the Zn72d gene encoding zinc finger RNA-binding protein isoform X6, which codes for MMAANNYFGFTHGGTQYGAATASAAYGGQTGYAVAPAATAATYGTQRAAATGYDTAYQAAAATQAAHAHAHAAAAAASAYDASKSAYYQQAAAAYPAAPPQPQPTYDATAKPAYSTPATYAQAAYGSVYSAPAPAASYPSQPYSAPAQPAKPLYNAATMYVAQQNKTGGGGGGGRSGWKNYNKSGVGAGLGRRPKPPPKAQQLHYCDVCRISCAGPQTYKEHLEGQKHKKKEAAVKLAAAGGGGGGARACGASALRCELCDVTCTGADAYAAHVRGIKHQKVVKLHTMLGKPIPSTEPVKLQPAKKTVAGAPKIAFVASGGLSTVGCSADCPPGDKEDEREDDADAEPEVQPVGQDYIEEIRGDDGKALSFNCKLCDCKFNDPNAKEMHMKGRRHRLQYKKKVQPDLEVKVKPSMHQRKLAEAKAQRMLVRDELWARRRMHDGVEEDDRVYWEGADWWRGPHHHHHHAMGMGYGPVGRRPETSDDRHVLAKHADIYPPEQQLQDIQRAVSHTEKALKSLSDALADQGKLKGQPAKVAAKVDDKKEEKPEGKEDGRDNQLFSFVGEGEAAPSGSPATPGPGTAGARALKGVMRVGLLAKGLLLRGDRDVRLVVLCHDRPTVTLLKRVAADLPHHLSRVKGSSEEPKYKVELLPAEGAVSVSDGSVNVLVSLTSAIMREPAEGGDIKRDDKDVLPRQKCLDALAALRHAKWFQARAASLQSCVIIIRIMRDLCRRIPNWTPLNPYAMELLVSGVMQSAGGALSPGEALRRVMEAAAGGLLLDHGPGLRDPCEKDLVDALGNLPPQKREDLTASAQQFLRQIAFRQIHKVLDMEPLPKVKHAAGNWKFPRKRRRSNTDQDPDTPNGDNKVVKKEDNSE
- the Zn72d gene encoding zinc finger RNA-binding protein isoform X3; the encoded protein is MMAANNYFGFTHGGTQYGAATASAAYGGQTGYAVAPAATAATYGTQRAAATGYDTAYQAAAATQAAHAHAHAAAAAASAYDASKSAYYQQAAAAYPAAPPQPQPTYDATAKPAYSTPATYAQAAYGSVYSAPAPAASYPSQPYSAPAQPAKQTANRGTSAYDTALYNAATMYVAQQNKTGGGGGGGRSGWKNYNKSGVGAGLGRRPKPPPKAQQLHYCDVCRISCAGPQTYKEHLEGQKHKKKEAAVKLAAAGGGGGGARACGASALRCELCDVTCTGADAYAAHVRGIKHQKVVKLHTMLGKPIPSTEPVKLQPAKKTVAGAPKIAFVASGGLSTVGCSADCPPGDKEDEREDDADAEPEVQPVGQDYIEEIRGDDGKALSFNCKLCDCKFNDPNAKEMHMKGRRHRLQYKKKVQPDLEVKVKPSMHQRKLAEAKAQRMLVRDELWARRRMHDGVEEDDRVYWEGADWWRGPHHHHHHAMGMGYGPVGRRPETSDDRHVLAKHADIYPPEQQLQDIQRAVSHTEKALKSLSDALADQGKLKGQPAKVAAKVDDKKEEKPEGKEDGRDNQLFSFVGEGEAAPSGSPATPGPGTAGARALKGVMRVGLLAKGLLLRGDRDVRLVVLCHDRPTVTLLKRVAADLPHHLSRVKGSSEEPKYKVELLPAEGAVSVSDGSVNVLVSLTSAIMREPAEGGDIKRDDKDVLPRQKCLDALAALRHAKWFQARAASLQSCVIIIRIMRDLCRRIPNWTPLNPYAMELLVSGVMQSAGGALSPGEALRRVMEAAAGGLLLDHGPGLRDPCEKDLVDALGNLPPQKREDLTASAQQFLRQIAFRQIHKVLDMEPLPKVKHAAGNWKFPRKRRRSNTDQDPDTPNGDNKVVKKEDNSE
- the Zn72d gene encoding zinc finger RNA-binding protein isoform X4; translation: MMAANNYFGFTHGGTQYGAATASAAYGGQTGYAVAPAATAATYGTQRAAATGYDTAYQAAAATQAAHAHAHAAAAAASAYDASKSAYYQQAAAAYPAAPPQPQPTYDATAKPAYSTPATYAQGARGSGGAKAAYGSVYSAPAPAASYPSQPYSAPAQPAKPLYNAATMYVAQQNKTGGGGGGGRSGWKNYNKSGVGAGLGRRPKPPPKAQQLHYCDVCRISCAGPQTYKEHLEGQKHKKKEAAVKLAAAGGGGGGARACGASALRCELCDVTCTGADAYAAHVRGIKHQKVVKLHTMLGKPIPSTEPVKLQPAKKTVAGAPKIAFVASGGLSTVGCSADCPPGDKEDEREDDADAEPEVQPVGQDYIEEIRGDDGKALSFNCKLCDCKFNDPNAKEMHMKGRRHRLQYKKKVQPDLEVKVKPSMHQRKLAEAKAQRMLVRDELWARRRMHDGVEEDDRVYWEGADWWRGPHHHHHHAMGMGYGPVGRRPETSDDRHVLAKHADIYPPEQQLQDIQRAVSHTEKALKSLSDALADQGKLKGQPAKVAAKVDDKKEEKPEGKEDGRDNQLFSFVGEGEAAPSGSPATPGPGTAGARALKGVMRVGLLAKGLLLRGDRDVRLVVLCHDRPTVTLLKRVAADLPHHLSRVKGSSEEPKYKVELLPAEGAVSVSDGSVNVLVSLTSAIMREPAEGGDIKRDDKDVLPRQKCLDALAALRHAKWFQARAASLQSCVIIIRIMRDLCRRIPNWTPLNPYAMELLVSGVMQSAGGALSPGEALRRVMEAAAGGLLLDHGPGLRDPCEKDLVDALGNLPPQKREDLTASAQQFLRQIAFRQIHKVLDMEPLPKVKHAAGNWKFPRKRRRSNTDQDPDTPNGDNKVVKKEDNSE